From Achromobacter spanius, a single genomic window includes:
- a CDS encoding sensor domain-containing diguanylate cyclase, with protein MVASTLVGMLCAHLLCFSGMFLLISRRLPGNRMGMDVFAVGNLLLAAAYILQLVEGGPAWSVMSVVNHCLTLAAPIAYLLGAMRFFGHQVRLWLPLTVFCLAYALLQWLVQSQFGPEARYAMLAASATLLFFAMSVAVLCGTRTFAKDLRAEMIFFACLIGGICVLNALKFLKIMEGGLDALHMDSRFQMIFYIYMSTLATIVPPSIVWLVLRRLTDSLRNMAARDPMTDLLNRRGLADALTQYFNGRNAVPAYLLMVDVDHFKRINDSYGHQAGDEVICHVAGLIRAGVRRGDLTGRTGGEEFVAVLLESEVADVMVLAERLRASIESQPIHVTGGDEPLRCTVTIGVSARFHGADGLEEALREADGALYRGKAGGRNRVEVGGGDGERAIAGVTPPPTMPLSDPATAVSPTR; from the coding sequence ATGGTTGCCTCCACGCTCGTTGGCATGCTGTGCGCACACCTGCTGTGCTTTTCCGGCATGTTCCTGCTTATCAGCCGTCGCCTGCCTGGCAACAGAATGGGCATGGACGTCTTTGCCGTGGGCAATCTGCTGCTCGCGGCGGCCTACATCCTGCAACTGGTCGAAGGCGGCCCCGCCTGGAGCGTGATGAGCGTCGTCAATCACTGCCTGACGCTGGCCGCCCCAATCGCATACCTGCTTGGCGCCATGCGATTCTTCGGACATCAGGTGCGTTTGTGGTTGCCGTTGACGGTGTTTTGCCTGGCGTATGCGTTATTGCAGTGGCTCGTGCAATCGCAATTCGGACCGGAAGCGCGCTACGCCATGCTTGCGGCGTCGGCGACACTGCTTTTCTTCGCCATGTCGGTCGCGGTGCTCTGCGGCACGCGCACGTTCGCCAAGGACTTGCGCGCAGAGATGATCTTCTTCGCGTGCCTGATCGGCGGAATCTGTGTGCTGAACGCGTTGAAGTTCCTGAAAATCATGGAAGGCGGCCTGGACGCGCTGCACATGGACAGCCGCTTCCAGATGATCTTCTACATCTACATGTCGACGCTCGCCACCATCGTGCCGCCTTCCATCGTCTGGCTCGTGCTGCGCCGGCTGACGGATAGTTTGCGCAATATGGCGGCGCGCGATCCGATGACGGATCTGCTCAATCGCAGGGGATTGGCAGACGCACTGACCCAGTATTTCAATGGCCGTAATGCGGTCCCCGCCTATTTGCTGATGGTGGACGTCGACCATTTCAAGCGGATCAATGACAGCTACGGCCATCAGGCGGGCGATGAGGTGATCTGCCATGTGGCGGGGCTGATTCGTGCCGGTGTACGGCGTGGCGATCTAACCGGCCGCACCGGCGGAGAGGAGTTCGTCGCCGTGCTTCTTGAATCGGAAGTGGCGGATGTGATGGTGCTTGCGGAGCGGCTGCGCGCCAGCATCGAAAGCCAGCCGATTCACGTCACCGGCGGCGATGAGCCGCTGCGCTGCACGGTCACGATTGGCGTGTCAGCGCGCTTTCATGGAGCGGATGGTTTGGAGGAGGCGCTCCGGGAGGCGGATGGGGCGCTTTATCGAGGGAAGGCTGGGGGGCGGAATCGGGTGGAAGTGGGCGGTGGTGACGGCGAGAGGGCGATTGCCGGCGTCACGCCGCCTCCCACAATGCCGCTGTCAGACCCAGCAACAGCAGTATCGCCGACGCGATAA
- a CDS encoding DUF6602 domain-containing protein codes for MEKTFSVSDYLAYLADGLVQNFNRAGAATTPGLVGGARETEVRRQLAGLLPEKVTVSTGCVIDTSGATSAQTDVIIHEKDNCPVFSINQSPEATYIPCESVASIGEIKSDLGTKELEDAVWKIKSVKQLRRAVSDPTCFRKFGSSLMMQGAPQEMFDPDNKTSDSPYGFILCKSFALKPETLVKNYWTACLKGEPQHSPSVLVSLADGVVMFVNAQGQLLRNAQGAVLAAMFRHPGGEFQYLLSELIHACQNGRTSDVLPHYRYVIGAHANSSVQCQYYPLS; via the coding sequence ATGGAAAAAACCTTTAGCGTCTCCGATTACCTCGCCTATTTGGCGGATGGGCTAGTACAAAATTTTAATCGAGCCGGCGCCGCGACAACTCCTGGGCTGGTCGGGGGAGCGCGCGAGACTGAAGTACGCCGCCAATTGGCCGGTCTTCTCCCAGAAAAGGTCACCGTTTCGACGGGATGCGTGATTGATACATCTGGCGCAACTTCTGCACAAACGGACGTGATCATCCACGAAAAAGACAATTGCCCGGTTTTTTCAATCAATCAATCCCCTGAAGCCACTTACATCCCGTGTGAAAGTGTCGCTTCCATCGGCGAGATCAAAAGTGACCTTGGGACCAAAGAGCTCGAAGACGCTGTCTGGAAGATCAAGTCAGTGAAACAGCTCCGAAGAGCGGTAAGTGACCCAACGTGCTTTCGCAAATTTGGGAGTTCGTTAATGATGCAGGGCGCGCCGCAGGAGATGTTTGACCCCGACAACAAGACATCCGATTCGCCTTATGGATTTATCCTTTGTAAGAGCTTCGCACTCAAGCCGGAAACGTTGGTGAAGAACTATTGGACGGCCTGCTTAAAAGGCGAGCCGCAACACTCGCCGAGCGTCTTGGTTTCACTCGCGGACGGCGTTGTAATGTTTGTTAACGCGCAAGGCCAACTGCTGCGCAACGCGCAGGGTGCGGTACTCGCGGCGATGTTTCGTCATCCGGGTGGGGAGTTCCAATACCTACTCAGCGAGCTTATCCATGCTTGCCAAAACGGACGAACCAGCGACGTTCTGCCCCATTATCGTTATGTAATAGGTGCGCACGCGAATTCTAGCGTTCAGTGCCAATATTATCCGCTCAGCTAA
- a CDS encoding tetratricopeptide repeat protein — protein sequence MSQAELNAFKELQQSKLDSQKELQVKELESQKALQVRDIEAVRQQIIVVDKRVDDQLAQVGQSIDRFGILTTVLSVGITVLLVFGGFLGYRNAKSEAKEAASDVAKASAQDWFDKQAVQLKEQLEAIAQKAAQLHIEMDGHAREVQAHAADIARALETAQESIGKTGAQTPSTLADSTRVLVQRDLELKASSEDSYSFDDWNTRAHAAYTAGALEDAAYFWLKAARVANAGATSVAKVLVNRGVTQGQLSQYEAEIATYDEVLRRFGDAAEPALREQVAMALLYKGMTQGQLNQNEAEIVTYDEVLRRFGDAAEPALRETVVRALVNKGVAQGQLNQNEAALATYDKVLRRFGDAADPGLREQVARATVNKGVTQGQLHQNEAAKATFDEVLRRFGDAAEPALREQVAMATVNKGIVQGKLNQNEAAIATYDEVLRRFGDAAEPALREQVAMALLYKGITQGQLSQNEAAIATYDEVLRRFGDAAEPALLETVARATFNKGIAQGKLNQNEAAMATYDEVLRRFGDAAEPALRETVARATFNKGIAQGQLNQCEAEIASYDEVLRRFGDAAEPALRETVAMALVYKGLTQGQLSQHEAEIATYDEVLRRFGDAAEPALREQVAMALVNKGITQGQLNQNEAEIATYDEVLRRFGDAAEPALRERVAMALVNKGVTQGQLNQSEAAMATFDEVLRRFGDAAEPALREQVAMATVNKGIAQGKLSQNEAAMATFDEVLRRFGDAAEPALREQVAMATVNKGIAQGKLSQNEAAMATFDEVLRRFGDAAEPALRETVAMALLYKGITQGQLNQNDAAMATYDEVLRRFGDAAEPALRETVARATFNKNGIQRQLNL from the coding sequence GTGTCGCAAGCCGAATTGAATGCCTTTAAGGAATTGCAACAAAGCAAGTTGGACTCCCAAAAGGAGCTTCAAGTCAAAGAGTTGGAGTCACAAAAGGCGCTTCAAGTCAGAGATATTGAGGCCGTCCGCCAACAGATCATTGTCGTTGACAAGCGTGTAGATGACCAATTGGCGCAGGTGGGTCAAAGCATTGACCGGTTTGGCATCTTGACCACCGTGCTGAGCGTCGGCATCACTGTATTGCTGGTTTTCGGTGGATTTCTCGGGTACCGCAATGCCAAGTCGGAAGCCAAGGAGGCGGCCTCTGATGTTGCGAAAGCCAGCGCACAAGATTGGTTTGACAAACAGGCAGTTCAGTTGAAAGAACAACTTGAAGCAATCGCGCAGAAAGCCGCTCAGCTGCACATAGAAATGGACGGGCATGCGCGAGAGGTTCAAGCGCACGCTGCGGATATCGCCAGAGCTCTCGAAACTGCACAAGAGTCAATTGGCAAAACCGGGGCCCAAACCCCATCTACTCTGGCCGACTCAACAAGAGTGCTTGTTCAGCGCGACCTTGAACTGAAAGCCTCTAGCGAAGACAGCTACTCTTTCGATGACTGGAACACTCGCGCCCACGCCGCGTACACCGCTGGAGCCTTAGAAGACGCTGCCTATTTTTGGCTCAAAGCCGCAAGAGTTGCCAATGCCGGAGCCACCAGTGTTGCGAAGGTGTTAGTCAATAGAGGTGTCACGCAGGGGCAACTAAGCCAATACGAAGCCGAAATAGCCACCTACGATGAGGTGCTGCGCCGCTTTGGTGATGCTGCCGAGCCCGCGCTGCGCGAGCAGGTCGCGATGGCATTGCTCTACAAGGGCATGACCCAAGGCCAACTGAACCAGAACGAAGCCGAAATAGTCACCTACGATGAGGTGTTGCGCCGCTTTGGTGATGCTGCCGAGCCGGCGCTGCGCGAGACGGTCGTCAGGGCCTTGGTCAACAAGGGCGTCGCCCAAGGCCAACTGAACCAGAACGAAGCCGCCCTGGCCACCTACGATAAGGTGCTGCGCCGCTTTGGTGATGCTGCCGACCCGGGTCTGCGCGAGCAGGTCGCCAGGGCCACGGTCAACAAGGGCGTCACCCAAGGCCAACTGCACCAGAACGAAGCCGCCAAGGCCACCTTCGATGAGGTGCTGCGCCGCTTTGGTGATGCTGCCGAGCCCGCGCTGCGCGAGCAGGTCGCGATGGCCACGGTCAACAAGGGCATCGTCCAAGGAAAACTGAACCAGAACGAAGCCGCCATTGCCACCTACGATGAGGTGCTGCGCCGCTTTGGTGATGCTGCCGAGCCCGCGCTGCGCGAGCAGGTCGCGATGGCCTTGCTCTACAAGGGCATCACCCAAGGCCAACTGAGCCAGAACGAAGCCGCCATTGCCACCTACGATGAGGTGCTGCGCCGCTTTGGTGATGCTGCCGAGCCGGCGCTGCTCGAGACGGTCGCTAGGGCCACGTTCAACAAAGGCATCGCCCAAGGCAAATTGAACCAGAACGAAGCCGCCATGGCCACCTACGATGAGGTGCTGCGCCGCTTTGGTGATGCTGCCGAGCCGGCGCTGCGCGAGACGGTTGCCAGGGCCACGTTCAACAAGGGCATCGCCCAAGGCCAACTGAACCAGTGCGAAGCCGAAATAGCCAGCTACGATGAGGTGCTGCGCCGCTTCGGTGATGCTGCCGAGCCTGCGCTGCGCGAGACGGTCGCGATGGCCTTGGTCTACAAGGGCCTTACCCAAGGCCAACTAAGCCAACACGAAGCCGAAATAGCCACGTACGATGAGGTGCTGCGCCGCTTTGGTGATGCTGCCGAGCCCGCGCTGCGCGAGCAAGTCGCGATGGCCTTGGTCAACAAAGGCATCACCCAAGGCCAACTGAACCAGAACGAAGCCGAAATAGCCACCTACGATGAGGTGCTGCGCCGCTTTGGTGATGCTGCCGAGCCCGCGTTGCGCGAGCGGGTCGCGATGGCATTGGTCAACAAGGGCGTTACCCAAGGCCAACTGAACCAGAGCGAAGCCGCCATGGCCACCTTCGATGAGGTGCTGCGCCGCTTTGGTGATGCTGCCGAGCCCGCGCTGCGCGAACAGGTCGCGATGGCCACGGTCAACAAGGGCATCGCCCAAGGCAAACTGAGCCAGAACGAAGCCGCCATGGCCACCTTCGATGAGGTGCTGCGCCGCTTTGGTGATGCTGCCGAGCCCGCGCTGCGCGAACAGGTCGCGATGGCCACGGTCAACAAGGGCATCGCCCAAGGCAAACTAAGCCAGAACGAAGCCGCCATGGCCACCTTCGATGAGGTGCTGCGCCGCTTCGGTGATGCTGCCGAGCCTGCGCTGCGCGAGACGGTCGCGATGGCCTTGCTCTACAAAGGCATCACCCAAGGCCAACTTAACCAAAACGATGCCGCCATGGCCACCTACGATGAGGTGCTGCGCCGCTTTGGCGATGCTGCCGAGCCGGCGCTGCGCGAGACGGTCGCCAGGGCCACGTTCAACAAGAACGGCATCCAACGCCAGTTGAACCTGTGA
- a CDS encoding DUF2185 domain-containing protein, whose translation MNRPTKKFKLSPAELKPLATGKGGCIATDRITVQGRPVGYMVREEPMFPEDSGWAFQAGDESQAYMDDPSNHGVFDVNTIANLSPDIIALLDTPPPAAFARTASGEMVQVPYEAPLE comes from the coding sequence ATGAACAGACCCACTAAAAAATTCAAGCTTTCACCGGCTGAACTCAAACCCCTCGCGACCGGCAAGGGTGGATGTATTGCCACCGACAGGATCACGGTGCAAGGCAGGCCGGTGGGCTATATGGTCCGTGAGGAACCGATGTTCCCCGAAGACAGCGGCTGGGCTTTCCAGGCCGGGGACGAGTCGCAGGCATATATGGACGACCCGTCGAATCATGGGGTTTTCGACGTGAACACCATCGCAAACCTTTCCCCCGACATCATTGCGCTGCTCGACACGCCGCCGCCCGCTGCATTTGCCCGAACGGCGTCTGGTGAGATGGTGCAGGTGCCGTACGAGGCGCCGTTGGAATAA
- a CDS encoding pirin family protein, with protein sequence MKKILGVHASPRPHWVGDGFPVRSMFSYNDKGRDTSPFLLLDYAGPAEFGPASQPRGVGQHPHRGFETVTIVYSGEVEHRDSTGNGGVIGPGDVQWMTAASGILHEEFHSHAFTRTGGKLEMVQLWVNLPAKDKKAPAGYQGILNADIPVVALPDDAGTLRVIAGSYGGQTGPARTFTPMDVWDVKLAAGKTATFPIPAGRNSMLVMLRGTVLVNGESVARDAQLALFSQEGEDITVEANNDAVFLILSGEPIDEPVVGYGPFVMNSQAEIVEAIQDFNSGKYGQMH encoded by the coding sequence ATGAAGAAGATCCTCGGCGTGCACGCCAGCCCCCGTCCCCATTGGGTGGGCGACGGGTTTCCGGTGCGCTCCATGTTCTCGTACAACGACAAGGGCCGCGACACCAGCCCGTTCCTGCTGCTGGACTACGCCGGCCCCGCCGAATTCGGTCCGGCCAGCCAGCCCCGCGGCGTCGGCCAGCACCCGCATCGCGGCTTTGAAACCGTGACCATCGTCTACAGCGGCGAAGTCGAACACCGCGACTCCACCGGCAACGGCGGCGTCATCGGCCCCGGCGACGTGCAATGGATGACGGCGGCGTCCGGCATCCTGCACGAGGAATTCCATTCCCACGCCTTCACCCGCACGGGCGGAAAACTGGAAATGGTGCAACTCTGGGTCAACCTGCCCGCCAAGGACAAGAAGGCGCCGGCCGGTTACCAGGGCATCCTCAACGCGGACATCCCGGTCGTGGCGCTGCCGGATGACGCCGGCACGCTGCGCGTGATCGCGGGCAGCTACGGTGGCCAGACGGGTCCGGCGCGCACCTTCACGCCGATGGACGTGTGGGACGTGAAGCTGGCGGCCGGTAAGACAGCGACCTTCCCGATCCCGGCGGGCCGCAACAGCATGCTCGTCATGCTGCGTGGCACGGTGCTGGTCAACGGCGAGTCTGTCGCGCGGGATGCGCAACTGGCGCTGTTCTCGCAAGAGGGAGAGGACATCACGGTCGAAGCCAACAACGACGCCGTGTTTCTGATCCTGAGCGGCGAGCCGATCGATGAGCCGGTCGTTGGCTACGGGCCCTTCGTGATGAACTCGCAAGCCGAAATCGTCGAGGCGATCCAGGACTTCAACTCTGGGAAGTACGGGCAGATGCATTAA
- a CDS encoding DNA-deoxyinosine glycosylase, whose product MNEAAAARRDGAVTGFAPVVGEGARVLVLGSMPGVASLRQVQYYAHPRNAFWPLAARIFGFDPGLDYDARLRALQVNGVALWDVLQACERPGSLDADIRGDTLVPNDFQAFLNLHPSIVRLCFNGAKAAAMFRRHVLPTLAAPNLALFELPSTSPAHAAASFDQKLAAWEPALTPLPA is encoded by the coding sequence ATGAACGAAGCCGCGGCGGCGCGGCGCGACGGCGCGGTGACGGGATTTGCCCCGGTCGTGGGGGAGGGCGCGCGGGTGCTGGTGCTGGGTTCCATGCCCGGCGTGGCGTCGTTGCGGCAGGTGCAGTATTACGCGCATCCGCGCAATGCGTTCTGGCCGCTGGCGGCGCGGATATTCGGCTTCGATCCCGGCTTGGACTATGACGCGCGCTTGCGCGCGTTGCAGGTGAACGGCGTGGCGCTGTGGGATGTGTTGCAGGCCTGCGAACGGCCGGGCAGCCTGGACGCCGATATCCGGGGCGATACGCTGGTGCCGAACGATTTCCAGGCGTTCCTGAACCTCCATCCGTCCATCGTGCGCCTCTGCTTCAACGGCGCGAAGGCGGCGGCGATGTTCCGGCGGCATGTGCTGCCGACGTTGGCCGCGCCGAATCTGGCGTTGTTCGAACTGCCCTCGACCAGTCCTGCGCACGCGGCCGCCAGTTTCGACCAAAAGCTGGCGGCGTGGGAGCCGGCATTGACGCCGCTGCCGGCTTGA
- the dsrO gene encoding sulfate reduction electron transfer complex DsrMKJOP subunit DsrO, whose protein sequence is MHTPNSPPETPLPGKRGFLKGLLGLGAAASVIPIHAEAAPGLNGQPPRRPGMAGKRYGMVVDMRKCIGCQSCTVSCSLENVPPIGQFRTTVLQYEVLPDTGGPCSMVMLPRLCNHCDKPPCVPVCPVQATFQREDGIVLVDNARCVGCGYCVQACPYDARFINHETQTADKCTFCEHRLEAGLLPACVESCVGGARVIGDMNDPDSAISRLLAEHKADIKVLKPEMKTDPHVFYIGLPDAFVHQVDGQAGVRLAGGH, encoded by the coding sequence ATGCACACCCCCAACAGTCCCCCTGAAACGCCGCTTCCGGGCAAACGCGGTTTTCTGAAAGGGCTGCTCGGCCTGGGCGCCGCCGCCTCGGTCATTCCCATCCACGCCGAGGCCGCGCCCGGCCTGAACGGCCAGCCGCCGCGCCGGCCCGGCATGGCCGGCAAGCGCTACGGCATGGTCGTCGACATGCGCAAATGCATCGGCTGCCAGTCCTGTACGGTGAGCTGTTCGCTGGAAAACGTGCCGCCCATCGGGCAGTTCCGCACCACGGTCCTGCAGTACGAGGTCCTGCCCGACACCGGTGGCCCCTGTTCGATGGTGATGCTGCCGCGCCTGTGCAACCACTGCGACAAGCCGCCCTGTGTGCCGGTCTGTCCGGTGCAGGCCACGTTCCAGCGCGAGGACGGCATCGTGCTGGTCGACAACGCGCGTTGCGTGGGTTGCGGCTATTGCGTGCAGGCCTGTCCGTACGACGCGCGCTTCATCAATCACGAGACCCAGACCGCGGACAAGTGCACGTTCTGCGAGCACCGCCTCGAAGCCGGGCTGCTGCCGGCGTGCGTGGAAAGCTGCGTGGGCGGCGCGCGCGTGATCGGCGACATGAACGATCCGGACAGCGCGATCTCGCGGCTGCTTGCCGAACACAAGGCCGACATCAAGGTGCTCAAGCCCGAGATGAAGACCGATCCCCACGTCTTTTACATCGGCCTGCCCGATGCGTTCGTGCACCAGGTCGACGGCCAGGCCGGCGTGCGCCTGGCGGGCGGTCATTGA
- the nrfD gene encoding NrfD/PsrC family molybdoenzyme membrane anchor subunit: MQISELLTPVYDAAWLPWAVQYFFLIGISATTALTAAFATFGRADSAPRRLLPAAVTVLLVSAIAAPASLLADLHQPGRFWHFYAHITPWSWMWLGAVLLPVFVTLALLFCAAWWWGRIGWLRVVAAALALSALSILVYTGAEVMVLRSRPLWHTVFLPVNFALTAWLGALGAMFLVGRWLPGGLRALPVEMLRRLSVTAVVMIALGAGAWALLGLLGLDPSFEAALRLFADFPIWRLSLAGAVITAFCIIALLQRPARTLAAPLPSAALALTMLGAAWIFRWVVFMSVQGVPKYGAGLYLYDMPWGSDGLLGMVGVLGLCVALITAVTWALDLFPARARAVAA, from the coding sequence ATGCAGATTTCTGAATTGCTTACGCCGGTCTATGACGCCGCCTGGCTGCCTTGGGCCGTGCAGTATTTCTTTTTGATCGGCATCAGCGCGACGACCGCGCTGACCGCCGCCTTCGCGACGTTCGGGCGGGCGGATTCCGCGCCGCGTCGCCTGCTGCCGGCGGCGGTGACGGTGCTGCTGGTCAGCGCCATCGCCGCGCCGGCGTCGTTGCTGGCCGACCTGCACCAGCCCGGCCGCTTCTGGCACTTCTATGCGCACATCACGCCGTGGTCGTGGATGTGGCTGGGGGCGGTGCTGCTGCCGGTCTTCGTGACGCTGGCGCTGCTGTTCTGCGCGGCGTGGTGGTGGGGGCGGATCGGGTGGCTTCGGGTGGTGGCGGCGGCGCTGGCGCTGTCGGCGCTGTCCATCCTGGTCTACACCGGGGCCGAGGTGATGGTGCTGCGCTCTCGGCCGTTGTGGCACACCGTGTTCCTGCCGGTCAACTTTGCGCTGACCGCCTGGCTGGGCGCGCTGGGCGCGATGTTCCTGGTGGGCCGCTGGCTGCCCGGCGGACTGCGCGCCTTGCCGGTGGAGATGCTGCGCCGGCTCAGCGTGACCGCCGTCGTGATGATCGCGCTGGGCGCGGGCGCCTGGGCGTTGTTGGGCTTGCTGGGACTGGATCCGTCCTTTGAAGCAGCGCTGCGGCTGTTCGCGGACTTTCCGATCTGGCGCCTGAGCCTGGCGGGCGCCGTGATCACGGCCTTCTGCATCATCGCGCTGCTGCAGCGGCCCGCGCGCACGCTGGCGGCGCCGCTGCCGTCGGCCGCGTTGGCGCTGACGATGCTGGGCGCGGCGTGGATCTTCCGCTGGGTGGTCTTCATGAGCGTGCAGGGCGTGCCCAAGTACGGCGCGGGACTCTACCTGTACGACATGCCGTGGGGCAGCGACGGGCTGCTGGGCATGGTGGGCGTGCTGGGGCTGTGCGTGGCGCTGATCACCGCCGTCACCTGGGCCCTGGACCTCTTCCCCGCGCGCGCACGCGCCGTGGCCGCCTGA